Genomic segment of Drosophila simulans strain w501 chromosome 2R, Prin_Dsim_3.1, whole genome shotgun sequence:
TATCAAATCCTTCATTGGCTGGTTCAAACAGTGATTTTGTAATTGCGTGTaatgtgttttcttttctctctTATTTATCTTTTGGCCGCGAATGCTTTATCTTAAGCGAAGGCTTAATATAAATTGTTGCATACGCGGCTTTTATTTGTTGTGAAAACTGCTTGCAACATGCCTTTTTAGCTTACCAAAGAAGGCTAACAACAATGTAAATGCTCTTTAAGATGTTTTTACTAATATTAACCCAGTCTCTGTTAATACTTCATAGTTCTTTCTTTTGATAATACATATATCGAATTCGCATAAGTTAAGTACtgtgtttagctattgagctttttcaatagctgttgcgaataataaaaagccgaagaaagtttgtttattttacgacactgtttattttgcgaattatTTACGGCAGATAGGGCCGACAAAGAGCTATATCGAATGCacaagtttagtcttttccgaaacacgaagaagtGGCAATTGGCGGGACAGACAGCCGAAATGAAGCGCCCAAGCTACGTACGTAGATAACAAAAAGAACAAGgaaatgagcgccgtacagataaatgcgtgcgagaacagcggtttgcactatgggcatcgcaactgctaccactgactaattcggcttacaatattaaagagtatgaaattagtctactgcacagttttggcggctgcatgacccaacatcctccccccgttggaagcttggcttccaacagagtcctcaaggaGAAGCAGACAcagacgcggtcctcaattctgcaactcgaacgacgccgtctctgccaggaatcaactgcatgactctcgccaaaggccatctcattgagggtagattctcgtccttaacaagaacgacgttgtccacggctACGCCAGGCTTTAAGGTGCGCCACTTGAAGCGCTGCTGAagcaacgtcaagtactcttccttcaatcgcgaccaaaatatttgctaaagaaaggagatgcgctgccaagagtcaagccgattatagtttaggcccgtAATATTGCTCGTCAAATGACAAGggcggaccaccattgagaaaatgcgccggAGTGAGGACGTCCAGATCGGCAGagttctctgaaatgggaactaaaggTCTGGAGTTAATAACTGCCGAGATGTGGCAGAGGACACCAGCGTCCTCAGCACGTCGAAGGTCAGAACCGCAGTACACACAGAGCGGTAGAAATGATTTTTGGCCGTTTTCACCGCTGCTTCCCAAAGTCCACCGAAATGGGGCGACCGTGGAGGGATGAGCCGCCAGGCAATCGTCtccgaaaggcaaaaattcTGAACGGAGCCTCGATGCTCGCTGCTGTGAAATAACCTTCGAAGTTCCATAAGTTCATTTTTGGCGCCGACAAAGTTGGTGGCGTTGTCTGACCAAATTTGCTTCGGCTTCCGCCGGGTGCATATGAACCTCTTGAGTCCGCACAGAAACGCAACTGTCGAGAGATCCTTGATCATCTCCAGATGCACTGCCTTGGTtgcaaagcatataaatacgcAGACGTAGCATTTAACCGCGGGCTTATTGCGAGTATCCGACTTGTGAAAGAAGGGTACACAGAAGTCTATACCAGCAATCTCAACAGCGTGAGATCCTTCCAAGCGCTCCTTGGGAAGGtccgccattatgtgctctatcagccgcggcttaatccgaaaacatctgatgcacctgttcacggccttggtaaccgtcttcctccccccaataggccaatattgggatcgaaTTGCACCCAGAAGAGCTCGAGGTTCGGAACGCATATTGCTTTCATTgtaatgcgaaataattgcCAGAGTCACCGGATGGGACCTTGGAAGGATTTTcgggtggcggccatcaaagtCCAATGACGAATTCCGGAGGCGACCGCCTACTCTAAGAAGTCCAAATTGATCCAGGAACGGCGAGAGCGAGGATATGAGACTAGACGAGGAAACTCTTCCCATCGTTTTTAGGGACTGCAGGTCCTTCCATAACTGCGCGAGCTGCACCAACCGCAGCATCATATGAGTACCCTCTTGAATGTGTGCGACAATGAGCCCAGGATGACAAATTccattacaaaatttgtaaatgtatgcaaacaCTCGTTGCAGTGAGGGGTAAGAATTTCCAAATTTGGAGCTAGCCATTACATCCA
This window contains:
- the LOC123327153 gene encoding uncharacterized protein LOC123327153, with protein sequence MADLPKERLEGSHAVEIAGIDFCVPFFHKSDTRNKPAVKCYVCVFICFATKAVHLEMIKDLSTVAFLCGLKRFICTRRKPKQIWSDNATNFVGAKNELMELRRLFHSSEHRGSVQNFCLSETIAWRLIPPRSPHFGGLWEAAVKTAKNHFYRSVCTAVLTFDVLRTLVSSATSRQLLTPDL